One genomic window of Denticeps clupeoides chromosome 14, fDenClu1.1, whole genome shotgun sequence includes the following:
- the LOC114803091 gene encoding tRNA-specific adenosine deaminase 2-like: MGVFDSLAVMGSPSSGSDLTKNEFAHPSSEEIQSWMAEAFGMAKDALENGEVPVGCLMVYEKEVLGKGRNEVNETKNATRHAEIVALDEVLEWCRARQQDPKAVCARTVLYVTVEPCIMCAAALRLLNIPLVVYGCRNERFGGCGSVLDVASDDLPHTGTSFQYISGHRADEAVEMLKTFYKQENPNAPKPKTRNE; this comes from the exons ATGGGAGTTTTTGACTCGCTTGCCGTGATGGGCTCGCCGTCGTCGGGCAGTGATCTCACGAAGAACGAATTCGCTCACCCTTCCTCCGAGGAGATCCAGAGCTGGATGGCAGAAGCGTTTGGCATG GCTAAAGATGCGCTGGAGAATGGTGAAGTGCCGGTCGGCTGTCTCATGGTGTACGAAAAGGAGGTTCTGGGCAAAGGGAGAAATGAAGTTAACGAGACCAAAAAC GCCACTCGGCATGCTGAGATTGTGGCGTTGGATGAGGTGCTGGAATGGTGCCGTGCCAGACAGCAGGACCCGAAGGCGGTTTGTGCCCGGACGGTTCTCTATGTGACGGTGGAGCCGTGCATCATGTGCGCCGCAGCGCTGCGCTTGCTGA ACATCCCCCTGGTCGTGTATGGCTGCAGGAACGAGCGCTTCGGTGGTTGTGGCTCGGTCCTCGACGTTGCGTCTGATGACTTGCCGCACACCGGCACGTCATTTCAG TACATCTCCGGCCACAGAGCAGATGAGGCGGTGGAAATgctgaaaacattttacaagCAAGAGAACCCAAATG caccTAAACCAAAAACGAGGAATGAGTAA
- the LOC114803088 gene encoding peroxisomal biogenesis factor 3-like isoform X1: MLSSTWNFLKRHRRKFIFAGVFVGGVYLLGKYAQRKIQELQEREAAEYIAQARRQYHFESNQRTCNMTVLSMLPTLREAIVLRLNSESLTALLKSKPANKIEIWEDLKIISFTRSVVAVYSTCMLVVLLRVQLNIIGGYLYLDSSVGKNGTTPLASPDVQQQYLSSIQHLLGDGLCELITVVKRAVQDVLGGVSLKQVLSLQDLEEELSEVRRRVEQGHKALSWYMMPDEENALAAQACGLTEHDVTTIKLLNETRDMLESPDFSTVLDTCLSRAFSRFLDNVAEFFRAPEGDSGPSDTPGSLSHVSLPLAKIIPIVNGQIHSICSEIPSHFVQDLLMVEQVKDFAANVYETFSSPQELQK; encoded by the exons ATGCTGTCCTCCACGTGGAACTTCCTCAAGCGCCACCGGAGGAAGTTCATCTTCGCCGGCGTGTTCGTCGGGG GTGTGTACCTGCTCGGGAAATACGCGCAGAGGAAGATCCAGGAGCTCCAGGAACGAGAGGCGGCGGAGTACATCGCTCAGGCCCGACGCCAGTACCACTTCGAGAGCAACCAGAGGACGTGCaacatgacag TGCTGTCCATGCTTCCTACCCTCAGGGAAGCCATCGTCCTGCGCCTGAACTCAGAAAGCCTCACTGCGTTGCTGAAAAGCAA GCCTGCTAATAAGATCGAGATCTGGGAGGACCTCAAGATCATCA GTTTCACCAGAAGCGTCGTGGCCGTGTACAGCACCTGCATGCTGGTGGTCTTGCTCCGCGTTCAGCTCAATATCATCGGCGGATACTTGTACCTGGACAGCTCAGTCGGCAAGAACGGAACC ACCCCCTTGGCCTCACCTGATGTCCAGCAGCAGTATCTGTCGAGTATTCAGCACCTTCTCGGAGACG GGCTGTGCGAGCTGATAACCGTGGTGAAGAGGGCCGTGCAGGACGTGCTCGGCGG GGTGTCCCTGAAGCAGGTCCTGTCCCTGCAggacctggaggaggagctgagcGAGGTCAGGCGGCGGGTGGAGCAGGGCCACAAGGCCCTGTCGTGGTACATGATGCCTGACGAGGAGAACGCGCTGGCTGCTCAG GCTTGTGGTCTGACAGAACATGACGTCACCACGATCAAGTTGCTGAATGAAACCAGGGACATGCTGGAAAG CCCGGACTTCAGCACCGTGCTCGACACGTGCCTGAGCCGCGCCTTCAGCCGTTTCCTCGACAACGTGGCGGAGTTTTTCAGAGCGCCGGAGGGGGACTCGGGCCCTTCAGACACACCCGGGAG TCTCTCTCACGTCAGCCTCCCACTGGCCAAAATCATTCCCATCGTCAACGGACAGATCCACTCAATATGCAGTGAGATCCCAAGTCACTTTGTCCag gACCTCCTGATGGTCGAGCAAGTGAAGGACTTTGCAGCCAACGTCTACGAGACGTTCAGCAGCCCACAGGAACTTCAGAAATAA
- the LOC114803088 gene encoding peroxisomal biogenesis factor 3-like isoform X2, with the protein MLSSTWNFLKRHRRKFIFAGVFVGGVYLLGKYAQRKIQELQEREAAEYIAQARRQYHFESNQRTCNMTVLSMLPTLREAIVLRLNSESLTALLKSKPANKIEIWEDLKIISFTRSVVAVYSTCMLVVLLRVQLNIIGGYLYLDSSVGKNGTTPLASPDVQQQYLSSIQHLLGDGLCELITVVKRAVQDVLGGVSLKQVLSLQDLEEELSEVRRRVEQGHKALSWYMMPDEENALAAQACGLTEHDVTTIKLLNETRDMLESPDFSTVLDTCLSRAFSRFLDNVAEFFRAPEGDSGPSDTPGSLSHVSLPLAKIIPIVNGQIHSICSEIPSHFVQLSSCLHCVTSYVSERRCSHIRTTRGR; encoded by the exons ATGCTGTCCTCCACGTGGAACTTCCTCAAGCGCCACCGGAGGAAGTTCATCTTCGCCGGCGTGTTCGTCGGGG GTGTGTACCTGCTCGGGAAATACGCGCAGAGGAAGATCCAGGAGCTCCAGGAACGAGAGGCGGCGGAGTACATCGCTCAGGCCCGACGCCAGTACCACTTCGAGAGCAACCAGAGGACGTGCaacatgacag TGCTGTCCATGCTTCCTACCCTCAGGGAAGCCATCGTCCTGCGCCTGAACTCAGAAAGCCTCACTGCGTTGCTGAAAAGCAA GCCTGCTAATAAGATCGAGATCTGGGAGGACCTCAAGATCATCA GTTTCACCAGAAGCGTCGTGGCCGTGTACAGCACCTGCATGCTGGTGGTCTTGCTCCGCGTTCAGCTCAATATCATCGGCGGATACTTGTACCTGGACAGCTCAGTCGGCAAGAACGGAACC ACCCCCTTGGCCTCACCTGATGTCCAGCAGCAGTATCTGTCGAGTATTCAGCACCTTCTCGGAGACG GGCTGTGCGAGCTGATAACCGTGGTGAAGAGGGCCGTGCAGGACGTGCTCGGCGG GGTGTCCCTGAAGCAGGTCCTGTCCCTGCAggacctggaggaggagctgagcGAGGTCAGGCGGCGGGTGGAGCAGGGCCACAAGGCCCTGTCGTGGTACATGATGCCTGACGAGGAGAACGCGCTGGCTGCTCAG GCTTGTGGTCTGACAGAACATGACGTCACCACGATCAAGTTGCTGAATGAAACCAGGGACATGCTGGAAAG CCCGGACTTCAGCACCGTGCTCGACACGTGCCTGAGCCGCGCCTTCAGCCGTTTCCTCGACAACGTGGCGGAGTTTTTCAGAGCGCCGGAGGGGGACTCGGGCCCTTCAGACACACCCGGGAG TCTCTCTCACGTCAGCCTCCCACTGGCCAAAATCATTCCCATCGTCAACGGACAGATCCACTCAATATGCAGTGAGATCCCAAGTCACTTTGTCCag TTATCATCTTGTCTACATTGCGTCACGTCGTATGTGAGTGAGCGGCGCTGTTCGCACATCAGGACGACCCGCGGACGCTAA